In a genomic window of Quercus lobata isolate SW786 chromosome 4, ValleyOak3.0 Primary Assembly, whole genome shotgun sequence:
- the LOC115984937 gene encoding mitogen-activated protein kinase kinase kinase 1-like, protein MASTSLQTVPSSFTSAFSKPQPEYDVFLSFRGEDTRCKFTDHLYHALVDKEITTFRDDKELKMGEPISLELLEAIEKSRIAVIIFSENYASSTWCLEELAKIVVCRERGILRVLPIFYHVEPTDVRHQTNTFKGAFTEHEKCFKENPEKVQNWRDALRSVANLTGKLLKDGVHEADFIRSIVQWIYSKLKEDKKQNEGPLESTSNRNENETENENENENDIGIVRATNVIPVYSFLPRGKLRRSISSWQKGELLGSASFGTVYEGYTEDGFFFAVKEVSLLDQGSQGKQNISYVEQEISLLKQFEHENIVQYLGTEKDESRIYIFLELVTKGSLASLYQKYRLRDSQVSAYTRQILNGLKYLHDKKVIHRDIKCSNILVDASGSVKLADFGLAKVTKLNDIKSCKGTPFWMAPEVVNLKNRFYGLAADIWSLGCTVLEMLTRQHPYSHLEGMQALFMIGKGEPPLVPDSLSRDARDFILKCLQVNPNDRPTATQLLDHPFVTRPQNSFGPASPHNSIQL, encoded by the exons ATGGCATCCACCAGCCTTCAAACTGTTCCATCCTCTTTTACCTCCGCTTTTTCTAAACCCCAACCAGAATATGACGTTTTCCTCAGTTTTAGAGGAGAAGACACCCGTTGTAAGTTTACCGACCATCTATATCATGCTTTGGTTGATAAAGAGATTACCACTTTCAGGGATGATAAAGAACTTAAGATGGGAGAGCCCATTTCGCTGGAACTCTTGGAAGCAATCGAGAAATCAAGGATTGCGGTCATCATTTTCTCTGAAAATTATGCTTCTTCCACATGGTGCTTAGAAGAACTTGCAAAGATTGTTGTATGCAGAGAAAGAGGGATATTGAGAGTGTTGCCTATTTTCTACCATGTGGAACCTACTGATGTGAGACATCAGACGAACACTTTTAAAGGGGCCTTTACTGAACATGAAAAGTGTTTCAAGGAGAACCCAGAGAAGGTGCAGAACTGGAGAGATGCTTTAAGAAGCGTGGCCAATCTCACTGGAAAGCTTTTAAAGGATGG ggttCATGAGGCAGACTTTATCCGAAGCATTGTTCAATGGATATATTCGAAATTGAAAGAGGATAAGAAGCAGAATGAAGGTCCTTTGGAATCAACATCGAATCGTAATGAGAATGAGACTGAAAATGAGAATGAGAATGAGAACGATATCGGGATTGTTCGCGCAACGAATGTGATTCCAGTGTATAGTTTTTTGCCGAGAGGGAAATTGAGACGGAGTATTAGTTCGTGGCAAAAGGGTGAGCTTCTTGGAAGTGCCTCTTTCGGAACCGTCTATGAGGGCTACACTGAGGATGGCTTCTTTTTTGCTGTAAAGGAGGTTTCGTTGCTGGATCAAGGAAGCCAGGGCAAGCAGAACATTTCCTACGTTGAGCAGGAGATTTCACTTTTAAAGCAATTTGAACATGAGAATATAGTTCAGTATCTTGGCACGGAAAAGGATGAAAGTAGGATTTATATCTTCCTTGAGCTCGTAACAAAAGGGTCACTTGCCAGTCTTTATCAAAAGTATCGCTTGAGGGATTCTCAAGTCTCTGCTTACACAAGACAGATTTTGAATGGATTGAAGTATCTTCATGATAAGAAAGTGATCCACAGGGACATCAAATGTTCTAATATATTGGTGGATGCAAGTGGATCTGTAAAACTTGCAGATTTTGGGTTGGCAAAGGTAACCAAATTGAATGATATTAAGTCTTGCAAAGGGACTCCATTCTGGATGGCACCTGAGGTTGTTAATTTAAAGAACCGTTTCTACGGGCTTGCAGCTGATATATGGAGCCTTGGATGTACCGTGCTGGAGATGTTAACGCGTCAACATCCATACTCTCACTTGGAAGGCATGCAAGCATTGTTTATGATTGGCAAGGGTGAACCTCCTCTAGTTCCTGATTCCTTGTCAAGAGATGCCCGAGATTTCATCCTCAAATGCCTACAAGTTAACCCAAATGATCGGCCTACAGCAACTCAGCTATTGGATCATCCATTTGTGACTAGACCTCAAAATTCCTTTGGACCTGCTTCTCCTCACAACAGCATACAGTTATAA